From the genome of Nicotiana tabacum cultivar K326 chromosome 2, ASM71507v2, whole genome shotgun sequence:
ATTCAGGATCAAGATATCCGAATGTTCCACGGATGTTGGATACATGTTTACTGATCATTTCTTCCCTTGAAAGCCCAAAATCAGCAACCTATGTATTAAACCCAATGATTAGCATTAGCCTGAAATGGACTTTACAGTATGACCACCTCAAAATCTGCCATTTCATTATCATTAAAACCAAGGAAATCTATGCCATTTACTTTACTTTTGGAGAGAAATAAGAAATATATTTAGCAACTGCATACCCTAGCTCTCATTGACTGATCCAACAAAATATTGGATGATTTAATATCCCGGTGTACAACTGGAGGAACTGcctgaaaaaggaaataaaagagatTAAAGAGTTGAATAAATGAGCAATATATGGTAGCAGGAGAATTGCCACTAGGACACGCATGATTCAGAAATTGAGATCCCCAAAAATGTACTTTGTATGTGAATGGCAATTTGTGCTTATTTCAAGGATCCGTGGTACCGAAGAGAGATTGGTCGTTAATCATGTGTCAGCATTAAATGCAAATTGTGGGAGAAGATTACCCCGTCATGAAGATACTCTAAGCCCCTAGCCACATCAAGAGCAATTTGAACTCTCAAATCCCAGTGCAAGGGTTCAAGCTTTTCATCTGTCAAAGTAGTTCCTTTGTTAAAAGACTAACATATTATCATGCATGTGAGAGGTTATCCTGGAAGCAAATATCTGGTGACTTTACAGCATTTTAGATTGCTATGAAAATTTTGATTGCATGAGTACATGATATGCTAGTCAAAAGACAAATGACAGTATAACGTGAATCTCACAGAACATAATGGAGAGTTTCCAATTTGAGGTGGTGGGATATGGTCATATAAACAACCCCTAGTATTCAGTGTATGTGCAACCAGAAGTGTCATGAACCAGCAGCACTAAACTAGGCCTTACGTAGCCTTGCTATAAACTGATTAAATAGTTTGCGCTGAACGCATATAGATGGAGGACATCAGGAATATGAGAAAATATTGTTCAGAGCGGAGCTCAATTCTAGACTGCTAGAATATACAGTGGGTAAGCACGAGACTGACTACACCCAAAACTTAGCTATTGCTAACTGCTGAAGACTAATCTAGTTTACACCCATATAATTATAGTTCAATTTACTGCAAACTAACTTCTCGCGCTTTCGGTGATTTGAGAGAGATCTGATAATATGCACAGTTAATTATTGCCTTAATCTAACGATGACCGATATATGCTATTCAATGCACATAATTGAGGTGAAAAATGCACATCCAGGCATGTAATATTTGGTAATCCCAGCATCATCCAATCAGAGAATGTTTTCAACTTGTAGAATGTTGCAGGAAAAGGCATTGTTCAAGACTGCCTCTCAAAGAATTCTTTCTCTTTCCACTAAATCATCAGACAGAGTTCTCCATAGCATACCGTACAAGTGAGAAGCCAAACTGCCTCTGCTCATGTAAACGTAGATAAGCATATGCTGACCCTTCTCTGCACAATATCCAACCAAATTCACCAGGTTTCTATGATGTAGCCTTCCCAGTAACATGACCTGTGGAAATAAAAGAAGCTGGAAgtcaatttagttttaaaaaatttacaaTATAAAATGTAGTTCAGCAATTACAGCATAACACATATGGTTTAgcacaaaatatgaataaaaaaatTAGGCTTAGAGGATATCTAGaacctatgttgctcggactctccaaaaGTATTGTCTGGTGCGTGCCGGAAcctccaaaagtagtgtatttttggaggatctgacATGGGTGTGGCATCATTTTGGAGAGCCGCGCAACATAGTCTAGAACCCTACTGGATGAAAAGTTTTGTTGACCTAAAAATACTAGAATTTGCCTAAATTTTTTGGTGTGCTGTGGCATTTAGAGAAAACGTTGTACACATTAGGAGGGTACAGCAATTTCCTGACCCATCTTGCTTAGGATCAGTTGCAAGCACTTCACCAACTACTGAATCAAAATATGAGTAGAGTTAAAAGTAAATATCCCCTTCTCTTTTTGTTTGTAAACTGGATGTTTGTTAAAGATAACTAGGGCTTGTAACACTAGCATGTTCTCTAGGTGATATCTCATGATTTAAGGTAAACATTAATCTACAAGAACAAAAAGTAAGTAAACTTATTTAGCATTTTTCACGACTGCACCATATTTTATCAACTGGTTGTTTAGTGAACTGGCTTTTCCATATATTAATGCAGTCAACATGGTTGTTTCACAGTTCCAAAGGTTGTCAAAATTTAAGACAAAATGTTTGAGCAAGGTGACTTGTCAAACAAATGTCAAACCACCATGAAAAGTATGCTTCTGTGATGTTTAGAGTACCTCTGTTTGGAATTCTTTCTCTCCTTGTTTAGAATCAGTTGCGAGCACTTTGACAGCAACTGTCTCACCAGTAGACATCTGAGCCTTATAAACAGGACCATAGGCCCCTTGACCAATCAATGTGGTGAAGTTGTAGGTTGCTCTTTGCAAATCCCTGCCCATTAAGAAAGAGTACGTTAACTAAATGTTTAAGCATCTCTCAGAATAAAAACTTCAATTAAATGTAAAGGATCATAGAAGATACATATATATGGTTTAAAAGCTGCTCATTGATTTCTAGTTCTTCTGAGGCATTCTGATGTTGGAAAACACATTTCTAGAAATGGTAAAACTAAAATATGCATATACAAAGGTTTAACATTCAAACAAATCCTTAATCGCAAATATTGATCGTATCAaaacaaatccattacccagtaGGCAATAATATTCATTTTCAAAGTCTTTGATTTCTGGGTAACATCTCCAATTGCTGCTTAACCACTACATCGACACCAAAACCATTCAAAAGAGGCTTCATCAAGCATGCAAACCACAGGGGAAAGTTTACAAGATAGAGTGCTGGGAAAGAAGTGAGACACTCGTTAGCATATGTGCAATGGTATTTTTaccattccaaaaaaaaaagaatggacGGGCCgaaggtctattggaaacaacctctctacacataaggtaggggtaaggtctgtataCACCCCATCCTCCCCAGACCCAACTTGTAGGATCACACTGCGGATGTTGTTATAAAAAAAGAATGGGTGAAGGCACCCAAGGGtatggcctagtggtcaatgaagtgggtgagaaccatgaggtcccaggttcaaatcccagcggaggcaaatactaggtgatttcttcccatctatccaagccttggtggatagagttacctggtacatgttgctggtgggaggtggcaggtatcccgtggaattagtcgatGTGCGCGCAAGTTGGCCCGGACACCacggttatcaaaaaaaaaaaaaaagtatgggTGAAGGTTGATCTCTGGTTTGCTTTGTGGGAGTACTGGCAACATTCATCAGGTTTAAGCATATCAAATGTAGATTATTTTGAATTAGTATGGATAGACTATCATGGGGTGAAAGGGCTGCTGAGACATAACTGCTGTGAGTTAGGCAGCTCAACAGCCACATTATATGCCTTCCTATTGTGATTACTAAGCAAAAAGCCTGGTTGATGTTGATGCTTTGTGCTTCTCAGAGGAGAGTTAAAAGGGTTGATACTGGTTGAGAGGCTAATGTATCCAGTTTATTGATTAAGAGGTGGATCTAGCTGGTGCAAGCAATGCCAAACAGTCATGAAAAAGTAGCGTATGATCATTCGGCACAGTTATGAATCAAAAGCAGATAATCATGGCCCTAAGATGCAAGGTCTATTTATTGAATAGTGCAGCTTATGGTCAATAATGTGAAGGGAATTGTAAGACCATTCATCAGAGTTATGAATCAGAGGCATTAATTGGATATTGCCATGGCTCAAAGATGCAAAGTCTTGCTACAGGAGAATGTTCCTAGTTTTGCAGAACGTCCAAACAGTACATTGTTGGAATTCTAAacagaaaattttcaaagaagCCAGACATTAGGATGGACGATGTTTGAACTTAAGCTTCCTACAGTCAACAGCACTTTCTGTCATAAAGTGTAAATAAAAAGAATGCCTCATTTCTGCTATGGCAAGTACTGTAAGGACGTGGTTAAAATGAAAGGGGAAGTTTGGATTTCCTAGGATCCTTCTACCTTATTCTACTTGTGGTGATTGAAACAACTATAATAATATAAGTACTGATTTTGAACAAGCTCTGCAATAATAAGTCATGGAAAAACTGCTGAATCTCATTTCGCTTTGCACAAACAATGAGAGAGCAGTAGATTGGAAATCGAACTAAAAAGTTGCAACACTTTTTGCATACAGTCATAGATACATACTTGTAGGAGTACTCGAGTATACCGGAAGCAGAAACAACATTTGCCTTCCTAAGGCCGCCAAGCCACACTGACATGCCATTCTGGATAGTCGATTTTGGTGACTCTGTACCAATGGAAGAGTCTGATAATACTGTACAAGTATCAGCACCATTTGCACGAATAGGAATAGTGGCAGCCCTCCTAGAACTGCTATTCCCTATCTGAGGACGTTTCCTATGGTACCTAAAGCAGAAAAATGCAAGTATAGCTAAAAGCACTCCTATCACAACTCCAATTGAGATGCCTATAATTAATCCATGTGACTCCTTCTCCATTTCTTCCGGGCACTTCGAATTTTCAGCTATCTATGCATTGATCGCATCGTGAAATAGCTGTAAGAAATTAAAAGCAGTTAACTCCTGCACTTGGCGGCTCAAGCATTTTTTGCACTCAAgagtcaacaacaataacaagtaaGCCTCAgccccaaacaagttggggtcggctATGTGAATGCTCACTGAACATATTACTTCATCATTTCAGGccaataatatacaaaataactcCAGTAAGTGCATAATTTAGACTAATCTCGTTCAAAAAAATAATGAGTCCAGTTCTTTATATTTTCTAGTTACATGTAAATCTTGGAAAGGCTAAACAACTCCTGTAAAAGCATAATTTAATCTAGACTACAACTCAGCTCCTGAAAAGAAACTACAACAACAACTTCCTGCAATCCCAAACTAGTTGAGATCCACCATATGAATCCTCAATAACCATTTAGTTTCATTTAGACTAATTTCGTTCAAAGAAATAATGAATACAATTTTCATCCTAAACTGGATCTCCAATTTCAACGGTATAAAGAGAATCGTAATGATGAAATAaccaaataatttaaaaactataTCGAGAAGAGAACAAAAACATGTTTTACGAGAAGAGTCTTGTTtgctaattttggaaaaaaatcaCAGAGCTTGCAACTATTCTAAAACGACAAAGCTTATTCCACCAGCAGCGAAAAGGAAAAATCTGGAAATGAATGTTCCATTCCTTTTGCTCATATATTTCTGGACAACCAAACAACAGATCAAATGGAAAAAATACATCATATTAGTACAAAGGTAAACTTGAGAAAGTAAAATAGTACAGATCAAACAGTAGTGATAAAAGTTctaagaaattatgaaaaaggaAACTCTGAAAAGGAGCCATTTTCAGGGTACAATTCTGTTAACGTGCATTCATCCATTGTACCTTGAGTGAAGCAGTTACAAAGCGTGATGAAGAAGGATCTAAGCCAAGTTGCGAAGCAACAAAAAGTagagaatttgagatgaaaaaaGCAAGGAATCTGATTTAGACCGTGTTTGGAACTACGGAAATTGCTTAGATAGAGGAAAAGTCagaaaaatcaaataaaagaggCGAGAGCAGAGTGTTCTTTTGGCAACTGTGGTGGACTCGTTCGACATTTACGTTGAGACTTAAACGCGCGTGACGAATGATGATTATTTTACATTCCTGTAATGCCCTCATAATTTATACACAATATATTCAGACAATTCACacgtctttttctttcttttttcttttcttatgatgaataaaatagaataaatGATGGTCTAGCCACTTTAAGGACCCTCTATAAATTTACATTATTTTTCTTGTGTTACAAGGAAAAAGGGATTGAGAGAGAcaaactttctttctttttaaccaATTCTAACAAATTACCGGTCAAATTAATCTACATTTAAAGCTCCTAAATTTTATTATGGGGAAAGTATTTTCTACGAGAAGTTTTTTCAAAATACTAAATTATACCTTAAATCTCAttcatttcaccatttttatttgaTGGTGAGAGACAAACTTTCAACAACCATCAATTTTGATGACTTTGTCATGACAAGGATTAAGATCCTAACTATTTTAGGCCCCAACTTCTTTAAGATAAAATAAGCAAATATCCAAAATTTCTTATAATTAATCTACCATCACTCTTGTTCGAAATCTAGATGAGCTTTCTCTATTCTCTTATTAACTAGTATGTGTTATTGGTATGTAGGTAAAATTAGTAGGAAAATTTACCTGCTGTAGCTAATTCTAAGAGTTATGAAATGGATAATGAAATGGATAAAAACTACCTTTTAATTTAATTACTTTTCATAGCTacaatgaattttcaatttacCCATCATAGCTATACCAAATGCATGAAGTTATTCCATTGTATAatccccccccccaccccccccaaTCCCTctcattttccttttctcttcTCCCTCAACCAGCCGATATCCAGTATACAAGTCGTCACCAGTCATCTTTCTTGGCGGAGCTCTATCGGAACCCAACCAAACAGccgcctctctctctctctcttttccctTCTCTTATCTCCATGCATCACCACCCTCGTTCGTCTTCACAAATCACCACCGCCAAACCAGACCTATCACCACCCACTACCAAACCACTACCCCCTTCACCGCGAATCACCCTTAAACACCGTCGCCACCACTGTCAGATTCAAATCTGAAATCACAAAGTTGCAATATTTAAGACGTCACTGGATCTGGATCTAACAGAGATGCCGGAATCTAtggcttcttctccttctttgtaTTTCACATCTGAGTGTATTCATCTGACTGAAAACTTATTCCTCCACCACTACTTTTCACGCTTGAAAAAAAAGCCACATCTTTCTTCTCTACTGCCTTTCGCGCTGGAAAAATTGTTATATAAATATagtgtattttatttcattagaGATCTAAagtgtattttgtattttttttcggAGATCGGGATTTGATTGTATTCTCCATTTTTAAATACAGTATATTCTCGTCGGAGATTTGACTGGATTTGACTGTATTCTTCATTTTTTAGTGCAAATAATGTGTATTTCTAAAAGGATTTGAATGTATTCTTCATTTGTTTTAGTATAAATACATTGTATTTTGTATTTCGCCGGTGATTCGAccggatttgattatattcttCCTTTTTAAATACAGTGTATTTTGTATTTTCGCCGGAGATCTGGCTGTATTcttcattttgtcattttttttagtGTAAATACATTCCATACTGTCAAATACGTTCAACCTTACGACATCAAATAAGGTTGGATACAACCGAATAGTATATTCAAATACACTCAAATATAtgcggaaaaaaataaaaataaaaataaaaataaattaaaaaacttACAGTTGAACAATGT
Proteins encoded in this window:
- the LOC107771817 gene encoding calcium/calmodulin-regulated receptor-like kinase 1 yields the protein MEKESHGLIIGISIGVVIGVLLAILAFFCFRYHRKRPQIGNSSSRRAATIPIRANGADTCTVLSDSSIGTESPKSTIQNGMSVWLGGLRKANVVSASGILEYSYKDLQRATYNFTTLIGQGAYGPVYKAQMSTGETVAVKVLATDSKQGEKEFQTEVMLLGRLHHRNLVNLVGYCAEKGQHMLIYVYMSRGSLASHLYDEKLEPLHWDLRVQIALDVARGLEYLHDGAVPPVVHRDIKSSNILLDQSMRARVADFGLSREEMISKHVSNIRGTFGYLDPEYISTRSFTKKSDVYSFGVLLFELIAGRNPLQGLIEYVELAAMTTDGKGGWEEIADSRLDGKYDLQELNDVAALAYKCVNRAPKKRPSMRDIVQVLSRILKSRHDRKRHKRSSSATAEEVTINAEQPDYRSPNSGHRRGESMDSTADSCEV